One region of Labrus mixtus chromosome 1, fLabMix1.1, whole genome shotgun sequence genomic DNA includes:
- the nae1 gene encoding NEDD8-activating enzyme E1 regulatory subunit: protein MAATKASKEQKYDRQLRLWGDHGQEALENAHVCLINATATGTEILKNLVLPGIGAFTIVDGHTVSGEDVGNNFFLSNNSIGKNRAQAATELLQELNSDVSGNFFEECPDKLLDNDPEFFQRFTLVIGVQLPESTCLRLGSVLWSASVPFLICKTYGLIGYMRLVVQEHTVIESHPDNALEDLRLDQPFAEFKNHIKTYDLDSMEKKDHSHTPWVIVVAKYLEKWLSEHNCQPPKNYKEKEAFRQLIREGILKKENGVPEDEENFEEAIKNVNTALNATKVPTAVEDLFNSEQCNNITAPTLPFWVMLRAVKEFVLNEGHGSLPVRGTIPDMIADSKKFINLQNVYREKAMQDAAAVCKHVESLLQSVGKPPESISEKDIKLFCKHSSFLRVVRCRSLAEEYSVDSVNKDEITSCMDNPDSEMVFYLMLRAVDRFYQQHSRYPGVYNYQVEEDISKLKLCVNSLLQEYSLNVNIKDDYIHEFCRYGAAEPHTVAAFLGGSAAQEAIKIISHQFVPFSNTFIYNAMSQTSATLQL, encoded by the exons ATGGCAGCCACTAAAGCctcaaaagaacagaaatatgACAGACAACTCAG ACTGTGGGGAGATCACGGTCAGGAAGCCCTGGAGAATGCACATGTGTGTCTCATCAACGCCACAGCGACCGGGACAGAGATACTGAAGAACTTAGTGCTGCCAG GTATCGGAGCGTTCACGATAGTGGATGGACACACAGTTTCTGGGGAAGATGTCGGAAACaa CTTTTTCCTCAGCAACAACAGCATCGGAAAG AACAGAGCACAGGCTGCCACTGAGCTTCTACAGGAACTTAACAGTGACGTCTCTGGAAACTTTTTCGAGGAG TGTCCAGACAAGCTCCTGGACAACGATCCAGAGTTTTTCCAAAGGTTTACTTTGGTCATCGGTGTCCAGTTGCCAGAAAG CACATGTTTGAGGCTAGGCTCAGTTCTGTGGAGTGCCTCTGTACCCTTCCTTATCTGTAAGACATACGGCCTGATCGGCTACATGAGGCTTGTGGTGCAGGAGCATACAG TGATTGAATCTCACCCAGACAATGCCTTGGAGGACCTGAGGTTAGACCAGCCTTTTGCAGAATTCAAGAACCACATTAAGACCTATGACCTTGACAGCATGGAGAAGAAG GATCACAGTCACACACCGTGGGTTATTGTTGTTGCCAAATACCTGGAGAAGTGGCTCAGTGAG caCAACTGTCAGCCACCGAAAAattacaaagagaaagaggCCTTCAGACAGCTTATCCGGGAAG GGATCCTAAAGAAGGAGAACGGTGTGCCAGAGGATGAAGAAAACTTTGAGGAAGCTATTAAGAATGTCAATACAGCTTTAAATGCAACTAAG GTCCCTACTGCTGTTGAAGACCTCTTCAATAGTGAGCAGTGTAACAACATCACAGCACCG ACTCTGCCTTTCTGGGTGATGCTGCGTGCTGTCAAAGAGTTTGTTCTCAATGAAGGTCATGGAAGTCTACCTGTTCGAGGGACCATCCCAGATATGATCGCAGACTCTAAGAAGTTCATCAACCTTCAAAATGT TTACAGGGAAAAGGCCATGCAGGATGCAGCAGCTGTTTGTAAACATGTAGAAAGTCTATTGCAGTCTGTTGGAAAG CCACCAGAGAGCATCTCTGAGAAGGACATCAAACTATTCT GTAAGCACTCATCCTTTCTGAGAGTGGTGCGCTGCAGATCTCTGGCTGAAGAATACAGTGTGGATTcagtaaataaagatgaaatca CCTCATGCATGGACAATCCGGATAGCGAGATGGTCTTCTACCTCATGCTTCGGGCTGTTGATCGTTTCTACCAGCAGCATTCACGCTACCCAG GAGTTTATAACTaccaggtggaggaggacatcAGCAAGCTGAAGCTGTGTGTGAACAGCTTACTGCAGGAATACAGCCTCAACGTCAACATCAAAGATGATTACATCCATGAGTT CTGTCGATACGGAGCAGCAGAGCCTCACACAGTTGCTGCATTTTTGGGAG GATCGGCTGCTCAAGAGGCCATCAAGATTATCAGCCACCAGTTTGTCCCATTCAGCAACACTTTCATTTATAATGCTATGTCACAGACGTCGGCCACCTTACAGTTGTGA